The Metabacillus schmidteae genome has a segment encoding these proteins:
- the mgrA gene encoding L-glyceraldehyde 3-phosphate reductase, producing the protein MTYKANEGRYKEMKYNRVGRSGLLLPAISLGLWHNFGGGDSFENGRAMLQRAFDLGITHFDLANNYGPPPGSAEEMFGKILKTDFAPYRDELVISTKAGYHMWDGPYGEWGSKKYLIASLDQSLKRMGLDYVDIFYSHRPDPNTPLEETMGALDQIVRQGKALYVGISSYNAEQTAEAVNILNDLGTPLLIHQPRYSMFDRWIENGLQDVLHENGVGSIAFCPLEQGLLTNKYLSGIPSDSRAAKANTFLSEERVTEDVISKVKQLNEIAQNRGQNLAQMALAWILREGRVTSALIGASKVSQIEENVAALNNLEFTKEELSEIERILEG; encoded by the coding sequence ATGACATACAAGGCAAATGAGGGGCGTTATAAAGAAATGAAATATAATCGTGTAGGAAGATCAGGGCTACTGCTGCCTGCTATTTCACTAGGATTATGGCACAACTTTGGCGGGGGTGATTCGTTTGAAAACGGAAGAGCCATGCTGCAGAGAGCATTTGATCTAGGAATCACTCATTTTGATTTAGCAAATAACTATGGTCCGCCTCCAGGAAGTGCTGAAGAAATGTTCGGGAAGATCCTTAAAACTGATTTTGCACCATATCGTGATGAACTTGTCATTTCAACAAAGGCTGGCTATCATATGTGGGATGGACCTTATGGTGAATGGGGATCTAAGAAATACTTAATCGCAAGTCTTGATCAAAGTCTCAAAAGAATGGGTCTTGATTATGTTGATATCTTTTATTCACATCGACCAGACCCAAATACACCACTTGAAGAAACAATGGGAGCCCTTGATCAAATTGTCCGTCAAGGGAAAGCATTATATGTAGGGATTTCCAGCTATAATGCTGAGCAAACAGCTGAAGCTGTAAACATACTAAATGACCTTGGAACACCACTGTTAATCCACCAACCACGATATTCAATGTTCGACCGCTGGATTGAAAATGGATTGCAGGATGTGTTGCATGAAAACGGAGTGGGGTCTATTGCATTCTGTCCATTAGAACAAGGATTATTAACAAATAAATATCTTTCCGGAATTCCATCAGATTCAAGAGCTGCCAAAGCAAATACATTTTTAAGTGAAGAGCGAGTAACAGAGGATGTCATTAGTAAAGTAAAGCAACTAAATGAAATTGCTCAAAACCGCGGTCAAAACCTGGCACAAATGGCTTTAGCCTGGATCCTGCGTGAAGGCAGAGTAACTTCCGCATTAATTGGAGCAAGCAAAGTAAGTCAAATAGAAGAAAATGTCGCAGCACTCAATAACTTGGAATTCACAAAAGAAGAACTGTCTGAGATTGAGAGAATTCTAGAAGGGTAA